One Bradyrhizobium sp. CCGB12 genomic window carries:
- the prmB gene encoding 50S ribosomal protein L3 N(5)-glutamine methyltransferase: MARASKKTLRGRAAPKPAKPGPGELLTLLDFVRYAVSRFVEAELAFAHGTTDPVAEAAFLVSEALHLNPEQFEIFANARVTVAEAATILDLIHERVTTRKPAAYLVNKIYMRGLPFYVDERVIVPRSFIGELLESHFGGDGNAGSLIDDPTAVERVLDLCTGSGCLAILAAHHFPSATVDAVDISKGALEVATRNVGAYGLEDRISLFRGDLFAPLGDARYDLIITNPPYVDAEGMAALPPECRAEPNLAFDGGRDGLDVVRRILHEAPDHLTPNGGLICEIGRGRELVDEAFPELPLLWLDTEDSEGEVFWIAAADLG, translated from the coding sequence CTATGCGGTCAGCCGCTTCGTCGAGGCCGAGCTTGCCTTTGCGCATGGCACGACCGATCCGGTTGCCGAAGCAGCCTTCCTGGTCAGCGAGGCGCTGCATCTCAATCCCGAACAGTTCGAGATTTTTGCCAACGCGCGCGTCACGGTCGCCGAGGCCGCGACCATCCTCGATCTCATCCACGAGCGCGTCACCACGCGCAAACCGGCCGCCTATCTCGTCAACAAGATCTACATGCGCGGCCTGCCCTTCTATGTCGATGAGCGCGTCATCGTTCCGCGCTCCTTCATCGGCGAGCTCCTGGAGTCGCATTTCGGCGGCGACGGCAATGCCGGATCGCTGATCGACGATCCCACGGCCGTCGAGCGCGTGCTCGATCTCTGCACCGGATCGGGATGCCTCGCCATCCTGGCCGCGCATCATTTTCCCAGCGCCACCGTCGATGCCGTCGACATCTCCAAGGGCGCGCTCGAGGTCGCTACGCGAAATGTCGGCGCATACGGGCTCGAGGACCGGATTAGCCTCTTTCGCGGCGACCTGTTCGCCCCGCTCGGCGATGCACGCTACGACCTGATCATCACCAATCCGCCCTATGTCGATGCCGAAGGGATGGCGGCCCTGCCGCCGGAGTGCCGAGCCGAGCCGAATCTCGCCTTCGATGGCGGCCGCGACGGTCTCGACGTGGTGCGCCGGATCCTGCACGAGGCGCCCGATCACCTCACACCGAATGGCGGGCTGATCTGCGAGATCGGCCGCGGCCGCGAACTGGTCGACGAGGCCTTTCCGGAACTGCCGCTGCTCTGGCTGGACACCGAGGATTCCGAGGGCGAGGTGTTCTGGATCGCAGCCGCCGATCTCGGCTGA